In Acidobacteriota bacterium, one genomic interval encodes:
- a CDS encoding beta-ketoacyl-[acyl-carrier-protein] synthase family protein, producing the protein MISKRESRTGRRRVGITGWGIVSPLGVTADETFAAAAEGRSGIRALEAFDARGLPCTVGGQVPEERLPAHPPGVDPASARLMSRAVRWMMHAADEACIQSGLPFSADPARVAVVLGAHGDNPGLEAVLFFNRLRTAPGEWDIPGLLGQPGYDAFQICRRKPDTGTALLARRYGFRGPGLTLVSACAAGAQAVGEATRLIREGYCDAALAGGCEATLTFVGFTGFVLLKALAEKYTRPEAASRPFDRKRSGFVMSEGAGALVLEDFEHARARGAEILGEVLGYGDSADAYRITDVHPEGAGAVLAMRGALADAGLGPEAVEYVNAHGTSTLLNDATETRALKTVLGERAREVPVSSNKSMLGHTIGAAGAIEAILTLMGMRASILLPTLNYEHPDPKCDLDYVPNTARPKAHRVALSNSFGFGGQNACLCLGEGCRL; encoded by the coding sequence ATGATTTCGAAACGCGAATCGAGAACGGGACGACGGCGGGTGGGGATCACCGGGTGGGGGATCGTCTCCCCGCTCGGCGTGACGGCGGACGAAACCTTCGCCGCCGCGGCGGAGGGACGCTCCGGCATCCGCGCCCTCGAGGCCTTCGATGCCCGCGGCCTCCCCTGCACCGTGGGGGGGCAGGTCCCGGAGGAGAGGCTCCCGGCGCACCCGCCCGGGGTGGACCCGGCGTCCGCGCGGTTGATGTCGCGGGCCGTGCGGTGGATGATGCACGCCGCGGACGAGGCCTGCATCCAGTCCGGCCTGCCGTTCTCCGCGGACCCGGCCCGGGTGGCGGTCGTCCTCGGCGCGCACGGCGACAACCCGGGCCTCGAGGCCGTCCTCTTCTTCAACCGGCTTCGCACGGCGCCCGGGGAGTGGGACATCCCGGGCCTGCTGGGACAGCCGGGTTACGACGCCTTCCAGATCTGCCGCCGGAAGCCCGACACGGGCACGGCCCTCCTGGCCCGGCGCTACGGCTTCCGGGGGCCGGGCCTGACCCTGGTCTCGGCCTGCGCGGCGGGGGCCCAGGCCGTGGGCGAGGCGACCCGGCTGATCCGGGAAGGGTACTGCGACGCCGCCCTGGCCGGCGGGTGCGAGGCCACCCTGACCTTCGTGGGGTTCACGGGGTTCGTGCTCCTGAAGGCGCTGGCGGAGAAGTACACCCGGCCGGAGGCGGCCTCGAGGCCCTTCGACCGGAAGCGGAGCGGCTTCGTGATGTCCGAGGGGGCGGGGGCGCTGGTTCTCGAGGATTTCGAGCACGCGCGGGCCCGGGGGGCCGAGATCCTCGGGGAGGTCCTCGGCTACGGGGATTCCGCCGACGCGTACCGGATCACCGACGTCCACCCCGAGGGGGCGGGGGCGGTGCTGGCCATGCGCGGCGCCCTGGCCGACGCGGGGCTCGGCCCCGAAGCGGTGGAGTACGTCAACGCCCACGGCACCTCCACCCTCCTCAACGACGCCACCGAGACCCGCGCCCTCAAGACCGTCCTGGGGGAGCGTGCCCGGGAGGTCCCCGTCAGCTCCAACAAGTCCATGCTGGGCCACACCATCGGCGCCGCCGGGGCCATCGAGGCGATCCTCACCCTGATGGGCATGCGCGCGTCGATCCTGCTGCCCACCCTCAACTACGAGCACCCCGACCCCAAGTGCGACCTGGACTACGTCCCCAACACCGCCCGTCCGAAAGCCCACCGCGTGGCCCTCTCCAACTCCTTCGGCTTCGGCGGCCAGAATGCCTGCCTGTGTTTGGGGGAAGGCTGTAGGCTATAG
- a CDS encoding SDR family oxidoreductase: MDLDGKSALVTGASRGIGRAVALRLARSGARVAVNHRSAAEPAERRAREVLRDIEALGGTGVVIRADIALRDEIRRMADAVREGFGRLDLLVLNAARAPFKPLERLLEKELRELTATNFTGNILCVREMLPLMGPGGKIVFVSSLGSRFHSPSYPLGPMKAAMEAAVRDLAEGLAPRGIAVNGVCGGIVKTDAFKTLRLVWEGLDRVPEALVTEPEELADVVHFLCTDAARGVRGQTLTVDRGLSNRLRWGGGEEER, encoded by the coding sequence ATGGACCTGGACGGCAAATCGGCACTGGTGACGGGCGCGTCCCGCGGGATCGGCCGGGCCGTCGCCCTGCGGTTGGCGCGGTCCGGCGCCCGCGTCGCCGTCAACCACCGCTCGGCCGCCGAACCGGCGGAGCGGCGGGCGCGGGAGGTGCTCCGGGACATCGAGGCCCTCGGCGGCACGGGCGTGGTCATCCGCGCGGACATCGCCCTCCGGGACGAGATCCGGCGGATGGCTGACGCCGTCCGCGAAGGGTTCGGACGGCTCGACCTCCTGGTGCTCAACGCCGCCCGGGCGCCCTTCAAACCCCTGGAACGCCTGCTGGAGAAGGAACTCCGGGAGCTGACGGCCACCAATTTCACGGGGAACATCCTCTGTGTCCGGGAGATGCTGCCGCTGATGGGGCCGGGGGGGAAGATCGTCTTCGTCTCCAGCCTTGGGAGCCGCTTCCATTCGCCCTCGTACCCGCTCGGGCCCATGAAGGCGGCCATGGAGGCGGCGGTGCGGGACCTGGCGGAGGGCCTGGCCCCCCGGGGCATCGCGGTGAACGGCGTCTGCGGCGGGATCGTGAAGACCGACGCCTTCAAGACGCTGCGCCTGGTCTGGGAAGGCCTGGACCGGGTCCCCGAGGCCCTCGTCACCGAACCCGAGGAGCTGGCCGACGTGGTGCACTTCCTTTGCACCGACGCCGCGCGCGGGGTGCGCGGGCAGACCCTCACGGTGGACCGCGGGCTCTCCAACCGCCTCCGGTGGGGCGGAGGGGAGGAGGAGCGCTAG